gcTGACACCGTGTAGAAAATTGACAGTGGCATAAGAAGCACATTCGGGCTGATTGTCTTACGTTACATCTGTCAAATCTTCACTGAATTCAGTAACACaggactttatttttttttattggtgcaTTTCATAACCCCTTCTTTTTCTCTACATAATAAtcaacacacatttacaaagatttacagcattgcattgtgggagacgGGAGTGCCCATCTGGGTAtgctgttgccaggcaacaagcGGACGAGATCAAGCCGGTTGTTTTCTAAAATGGGATTTGGGTAAAGCGGTGGAGGGAGTAGTGTTGGTGAGCGGGCCGGGCTTCAACGTACATTTGCTAAATAAAGGACTTGAAAGCTTACGGATACATTTTACAGTACGGTGTGTCACTTTCATCATTTATTGGGCTTTTTTTGTACACTTTTGTGCCATCATCGTGAGCGATGGCGCTAGAGAAGCATGGAAATTCTACTTCAAAACATCTCAAACAAAATGTTGCATATGTAAAACCATTCAAAGTGATCACGGTGTTAAAGAAATGTTCCTTTCACCGCGCTTGGTTttttcatctctctgctcaTCGCTGGTTTGGGAAACGGAGGTGCAACATTAATCTGATACTCTTTCACTGCTAGAACAAGGTTGGGGTATTTTGCATGGGACActgacatcacccccccccccccccaaaaaaaaaaaaaaaacgctacaGTACTCAGAAGGATTTGGGTGAGAGCTGCTGTTGTCATGgcgatgtgggggggggatggagatcCGAGTATGTCCCCACCAGTCAAAACGTCCGGGTGTCAGTTTCAGAAAGGGGGCGCTGTCACTATTATTGTCCCCTAACCTTCGTTCTCAATGGTTTCTTATAGAGAAGAGTGGCGTCACTCCTTTTATtcattccctctctttctctctctctctcccaggtgAGCCGCTGATGGAGAGCCGGGTCTCTAAACATTAGGTCCTTTGATACTTCCCGCCTCCTGTAATCTCGGGGATGTGTATGCCGACGCAGCTAAACACATCGCCGCCTCGCAGAAGCCGGGGAGGCCTGTCGAACCCGCCGAACCGGGGTAACCGGCTTCTCCGGCTGATCCCTGGGGTCCCCGCTCGCCGTGCCTACCGTTGCGAGCCACACCATCCAAACCAGCAGGACCTGTGGAAGGGGAGGGTTCGACATTGGATTTGACAGGAATCCCAGGGTTCGAGTTGACCAACAGCACTAACGTTTATGTCTCCTCACCCCACCATACGCGGTATGTGTGCATATATTTAAAGTGCGTGCACAGGGGCGAGTGAGTGTGTTTTCCACAGTTGGAATTAGCATGTACCGTTGCAATCCCATTCTATTCTGATTCAAGAGCATCTCTTAAATGACTGGAGTTAATGATGCTTTTAAAATGCATCGGAGCAGACTCCCCTGTGGCAAAAAGCCGTAATGCCTTCAATTTCTTGTTGCTGCACTCTTACTCATCTGAACCTTTGTTTAGTAGTACCAGCATGTACTTTCAGCATGTATATTCCACTAAGGTACAGGCTTTATCTCTTACCTTGTATGCCTGGGGGTCCTGGTGGACCCGGGTGGGGTTTACCAGGATCTCCCCTGTCTCCCTTTGCCCCTCTCTttcctggagaaaaaaacaaaatagggCATCCTCAGATGTAGCATAAAATGCTATCCTTTCAAATGtgcattatatattatatatttcccACCTTTAAGTCCTGTGTTCCCAATCTGTCCAGATCCTCCAATCATGCCAGGAACGCCGCGGGCACCGGGTAGGCCATGCGGCCCCTGCGGGCCAGCTGACCCCGGGGGCCCAGGGGGGCCGGGAGGCCCCATTACACCCGCTCCACCAAGCACAGCCCTCTTGGCGCTCACTGCCACAGCAGCTAGCCTCTCTGTTCCAGAGGAGACAGCGTCATTATTTCTTGATGAAATTACCTTTGATAATGGGAAGTGATTGCTCAGGAGCTAAAAGTAGAAAAAATTGAATCTCCCCCATGGGCATCAAAGGGGAACATTGATGTCTAGTCGCTCACCCTGCAGCATCTTCAAGACCACTTCGACAATATGCTGGTCAGATGTATCACGTCCCTGGATAAAAGAAGAGCAGACTGAGCACAGAGCCAACAACCAGTCTGTGCGCAGAGAGTGAACTGGACTCACCGACGGCCCCTGAATGCCCGGCATGCCGGGTACTCCTCGCTCTCCATTGAGCCCCCTGGGCCCGGGCAGTCCCGGGGGTCCCAGGTCGCCGGGTTTACCCGGGTCTCCGGTCGGTCCATTGTGTCCGGGGTCCCCCCTAATGCCTTGCTGCAAAGAGAGGAGCATTACTGAGGGGAGGATATTCAGAGAAAAGAAGGGGGCGGATGAAAATTGATGCCAAtgtaaaagaaatgaaaaaaaaaggtaagaaacaaatgcatccagaATCAAATCAGGTTCAGCCTCACCTGTCCTTTGGGCCCGGGTTCACCAGACAAACCCTGTCGCAGCAAACAGACACTTTGTCAATTTCACATTCATCACTTTCATCTATCGTTTCTGCCTCAGAGACAACCATTGAGCGAGAATTCAAGAATGAATATTGTAAATGAATATGGAAAAAATGCTGCTTCAAAAGAGCCAACACGCATCATTGCCTCACTGTCATGTAAATAGCTCATTTGCCATCTTGACTACAATGGGGATTTGGATGCAAATTCGCAAACAGACTTCCTCTCCGCCTTAACTTCTGCGCGGCTGCAACATTTTCTGCCACATATCACTTTGCTTTGATGCCTTCGGAGCCCAATGTTACAACCGGCTCGTCTAAATCCAGAAAGTTTTAGTATTTTGTAGATCCTGAGACTTTTGCGtttctttacaaaacaaaagtttCTGAACGGCTTTAGGCTTTGTGGGTGTGCGCTTTTACCTTTTCACCTTTCTCGCCAGCCAATCCCTCAACGCCGGGGTCACCCTAAACGCGATGGAGGGAACAAGATGAAGATAAAGAGGATACAGCAAATATTTCTTTGCCGAATGGAAATACACCATCATGAGATAAATTCAATCCGGCTAGAAATAACTGCGACTCACATCGTCTCCTTTTGACCCCACTTTTCCTTGGAAGCCCTGgaaagacatacattttgaGTACGTGTAATTGTGCTCACGACACGATTATAATCctccaaaaataacaacaactaaATGTTGATTCAAGCCAGTGACACCGCATATCACAAAGAAAGATGTCTCATTTCTAAAACAAGTACGATTAGGATGCTCACATTATCATTTATAGTGCTcgcttcattcagtgatttactATGGATTGCTATGACTTAGTATATTGATGGGTAAACACTGCCCCCAATGGACAAGTCTGGGTAACtaaataacaatgaaatgttataacccacacacacacacacacacacataccttgtCTCCCTTGGTGCCGCTAAGACCCTGTGCACCTGGAACACCGATaggtcctctctctcctttgtttCCCTGTTGAGACACAGTTGAATTCATATAGgaaagaggagctgcagaagagctaaaaaaacaaattcaaataatCAACTTACAGGCTTGCCGACGATCCCCTGTGGCCCAACTGCTCCTCTCTGGCCTCTGTCCCCCTGCAGCAGAAAGGCAAATGTAAGAACGCCTTCATAGCTGCAGTTAAATGCTTCCATGTGCTACTTCTGGGTTTGTACCTTAGGCCCAGGAACTCCCTCCATGCCGGCCACGCCAGGAAGACCAGGCTCGCCCTAGAGGCATGCAGTTAAAGGGCAATGATTCACCCTGCTTCACAATATAATAGCAACAATTGGAATACTTGAAAACATatatgtttggtgtgtgtgtgtgtgtgtgtgtgttaccagatGTCCGGGGGCACCCGTCATGCCAACGTGACCCCGAGGTCCAGGCTCTCCCTAACAAGCCATGAGTAGTCATCAAAAATAGACATACCAGGAGGATCATTTCACGAAAGTCGGAAAGCTCAATAAAACATATGATGTGAAACCTACCTTTGCTCCAGATCCACCTTTTGGTCCCGGGCTGCCAGGCAATCCCTGcagacagaataaacaagaattAAACAATCGCTTTCGGTTTATTTCATAGTTTGGAATCCAGACAACGAACCTGAAAATGCAACCAGTAATGCAGGTGGATGTATAAAGAATGCAGGTGCAATACAATGCCTAATGTAATCATGGCCATGAGAACGGGCCGAGTTGCAGTGCGATACACCTAGCAGCAGGTTTCCCTGCAGTGattctgtgg
This genomic interval from Pungitius pungitius chromosome 17, fPunPun2.1, whole genome shotgun sequence contains the following:
- the col9a2 gene encoding collagen alpha-2(IX) chain is translated as MAALSALLKTWVILQTLCLALAQVRGPPGPQGQAGPPGPSGTPGSDGIDGEKGPPGPPGPPGLKGEPGEPGPDGVAGENGIDGLIGAKGDRGPTGSPGPKGKPGPGGEPGPPGPGLPGLSGAPGPIGLPGEIGLSGPKGGAGSPGPPGLPGPPGKPGPPGKFIGGEEGSADFQCPLNCPAGPKGPQGLQGVKGHKGRAGVLGEPGSIGKTGPKGEVGVSGEQGIPGPSGPMGLRGYPGMMGPKAEAGPRGYKGIRGPVGIPGPPGEEGPKGPPGEAGDMGDKGGRGIQGPQGAVGKKGENGLPGIDGKDGTPGIPGIKGGPGQAGMPGPPGPQGAAGLPGSPGPKGGSGAKGEPGPRGHVGMTGAPGHLGEPGLPGVAGMEGVPGPKGDRGQRGAVGPQGIVGKPGNKGERGPIGVPGAQGLSGTKGDKGFQGKVGSKGDDGDPGVEGLAGEKGEKGLSGEPGPKGQQGIRGDPGHNGPTGDPGKPGDLGPPGLPGPRGLNGERGVPGMPGIQGPSGRDTSDQHIVEVVLKMLQERLAAVAVSAKRAVLGGAGVMGPPGPPGPPGSAGPQGPHGLPGARGVPGMIGGSGQIGNTGLKGKRGAKGDRGDPGKPHPGPPGPPGIQGPAGLDGVARNGRHGERGPQGSAGEAGYPGSAGSTGLPGFCEAAMCLAASAYTSPRLQEAGSIKGPNV